A genomic region of Ictidomys tridecemlineatus isolate mIctTri1 chromosome 10, mIctTri1.hap1, whole genome shotgun sequence contains the following coding sequences:
- the Znf48 gene encoding zinc finger protein 48 — protein MERAVEPWGSDLRGPEERERLRSARTGLGSENVVISQSDVFEHTPPEEDDLGFKEEEDLASGHEVGNDSLKPEGIQTWDDLWVQREGLGKPQPRNRGPRVLGEPRWGQASSDRTAVCGECGKSFRQMSDLVKHQRTHTGEKPYKCGVCGKGFGDSSARIKHQRTHSGEKPYRARPPAQGPPKIPRPRIPAGERPTICGECGKSFRQSSDLVKHQRTHTGEKPYKCAICGKGFGDSSARIKHQRTHRGEQAPRPVVPRRQPSRAATTTAQGPKAQDKPYICTDCGKRFVLSCSLLSHQRSHLGPKPFGCDVCGKEFARGSDLVKHLRVHTGEKPYLCPECGKGFADSSARVKHLRTHSGERPHACPECDRTFSLSSTLLRHRLTHMEPQDFSFPAYPVAPLIPSPPPPPLGTSPPLTPRSPSHPGDGPFGLPGLESEPGGPQAGEPPPPLAGDKPHKCPECGKGFRRSSDLVKHHRVHTGEKPYLCPECGKGFADSSARVKHLRTHRGERARPPPPSTLLRPHNPPGPAPTAPRPRVRAQPSGPSQPHVCGFCGKEFPRSSDLVKHRRTHTGEKPYKCAECGKGFGDSSARIKHQRGHLVLRPFGIGDGRARPLKEEPPVGLE, from the exons ATGGAACGCGCCGTAGAACCCTGGGGTTCGGATCTCCGTGGCCCAGAGGAGAGGGAGCGGTTAAGAAGCGCCCGCACAG gtCTAGGGAGTGAGAATGTGGTGATTTCTCAGTCAGATGTGTTTGAACACACCCCACCAGAGGAGGATGACTTGGGGTTCAAGGAAGAAGAAGATTTGGCCTCAGGTCATGAAGTAGGAAATGATTCTCTCAAACCTGAAGGTATCCAGACCTGGGATGACTTATGGGTTCAGAGAGAGGGACTAGGAAAGCCTCAGCCTCGGAATCGAGGCCCCCGGGTCCTGGGAGAACCACGCTGGGGCCAGGCTAGTAGTGATCGAACTGCGGTGTGCGGTGAGTGTGGCAAGAGCTTCCGGCAGATGTCAGATCTGGTAAAACACCAGCGGACTCACACAGGGGAGAAACCTTACAAGTGCGGGGTCTGTGGCAAGGGCTTTGGAGATAGCTCAGCCCGCATTAAACATCAGCGAACTCACAGTGGTGAGAAACCCTATAGGGCCCGGCCACCAGCCCAGGGTCCCCCAAAGATTCCCCGGCCTCGGAtacctgctggtgagcgccccacTATCTGTGGTGAATGTGGCAAGAGTTTCCGGCAGAGTTCTGATCTGGTGAAACACCAGCGAACGCACACTGgtgagaagccctacaagtgtgcCATCTGTGGCAAGGGCTTTGGTGACAGTTCTGCCCGCATAAAGCACCAGCGGACACACCGCGGGGAGCAAGCCCCCCGGCCAGTGGTGCCCCGCCGGCAGCCATCTCGAGCAGCCACAACAACTGCACAGGGACCCAAGGCCCAGGACAAGCCATATATTTGCACTGATTGTGGCAAACGGTTTGTTCTAAGttgcagcctcctgagccaccaacGCAGTCACCTGGGTCCCAAACCCTTTGGCTGTGATGTGTGCGGAAAGGAGTTTGCCCGGGGCTCCGATCTGGTGAAACACCTGCGGGtgcacacaggagagaagccctacttGTGCCCTGAATGTGGCAAGGGCTTTGCTGACAGCTCTGCCCGGGTTAAGCACCTCCGCACACACAGTGGCGAGAGACCTCATGCCTGCCCAGAATGTGACCGCACCTTCAGCCTCAGTTCCACACTTCTTCGCCACCGCCTCACTCACATGGAGCCCCAGGACTTCAGCTTTCCTGCTTACCCTGTAGCCCCTTTGATCCCCagcccacctccacctcctcttggCACCAGCCCCCCACTGACACCTCGAAGCCCTTCACACCCTGGCGATGGGCCTTTTGGCCTGCCTGGCTTGGAGTCTGAGCCTGGAGGCCCACAGGCTGGGGAGCCACCCCCACCACTGGCTGGTGACAAGCCTCACAAATGTCCCGAGTGTGGCAAGGGCTTCCGCCGAAGCTCTGACCTGGTGAAACACCATCGAGTACACACTGGGGAGAAACCCTACCTCTGTCCTGAATGCGGCAAGGGTTTTGCTGACAGCTCGGCCAGAGTCAAGCACCTCCGAACCCACCGTGGTGAACGTGCCCGGCCACCACCACCATCTACTCTCCTACGGCCACATAACCCACCTGGCCCAGCACCCACGGCTCCTCGACCTCGAGTCCGGGCCCAGCCCTCTGGACCCAGCCAGCCCCACGTGTGTGGCTTCTGTGGGAAGGAATTCCCCCGGAGCTCAGATCTGGTCAAACATAGGCGCAcacatactggggagaagccataCAAGTGTGCAGAGTGTGGCAAGGGTTTTGGTGACAGTTCTGCCCGTATCAAGCACCAGCGAGGGCACCTGGTTCTGAGGCCCTTTGGGATAGGGGATGGTCGGGCAAGGCCTCTCAAAGAGGAACCACCAGTGGGACTAGAATGA
- the Septin1 gene encoding septin-1 isoform X2, translating into MDKEYVGFAALPNQLHRKSVKKGFDFTLMVAGESGLGKSTLINSLFLTNLYEDRQVPEASARLTQTLTIERRGVEIEEGGVKVKLTLVDTPGFGDSVDCSDCWLPVVRFIEEQFEQYLRDESGLNRKNIQDSRVHCCLYFISPFGRGLRPLDVAFLRAVHEKVNIIPVIGKADALMPKETQALKQKIRDQLKEEEINIYQFPECDSDEDEDFKRQDAEMKGSIPFAVVGSCEVVRDGGTRPVRGRRYSWGTVEVENPQHCDFLNLRRMLVQTHLQDLKEVTHDLLYEGYRARCLQSLARPGARDRTSRSKLSRQSATEIPLPMLPLAETEKLIREKDEELRRMQEMLEKMQAQMQQSQAQGEQSDAL; encoded by the exons ATG gaCAAGGAGTATGTGGGTTTTGCTGCGCTCCCCAACCAGCTGCACCGCAAGTCCGTCAAGAAGGGGTTTGACTTCACACTCATGGTGGCAG GGGAGTCAGGTCTGGGGAAATCCACCCTTATCAACAGCCTGTTCCTCACCAACCTCTATGAGGATCGGCAAGTGCCAGAGGCTAGCG CTCGCTTGACACAAACATTGACCATTGAGCGCAGGGGTGTGGAGATTGAAGAAGGGGGTGTCAAGGTGAAGCTGACCTTGGTGGACACACCTGGCTTTGGGGATTCTGTGGACTGCTCAGACTg CTGGCTGCCTGTGGTGCGCTTCATTGAGGAGCAATTTGAGCAGTATCTCAGGGACGAGAGTGGTTTGAACCGGAAGAACATCCAGGATTCCCGGGTCCACTGCTGTCTCTACTTCATCTCACCCTTCGGCCGGGG GCTCCGGCCCCTAGATGTGGCCTTCCTTCGGGCTGTGCACGAGAAAGTCAACATCATTCCAGTCATCGGCAAAGCAGATGCCCTGATGCCCAAGGAAACCCAGGCCCTCAAGCAGAAG ATACGGGACcaactgaaggaggaggagatcaaTATTTACCAGTTCCCAGAATGTGACTCTGATGAGGATGAAGACTTCAAGAGACAGGATGCTGAGATGAAG GGAAGCATCCCTTTCGCAGTCGTCGGTTCATGCGAGGTGGTGAGAGACGGTGGGACGCGACCAGTGAGGGGACGCCGCTACTCCTGGGGGACCGTGGAGG TGGAGAACCCACAGCACTGCGACTTCTTGAACCTGAGACGGATGTTGGTGCAGACACACCTGCAGGACTTGAAAGAGGTGACACACGATCTGCTCTACGAGGGCTACCGGGCCCGCTGCCTACAGAGCCTAGCCCGGCCTGGGGCTCGTGATCGAACCAGCCGCAG TAAACTTTCCCGCCAGAGCGCCACAGAGATCCCGCTGCCCATGCTGCCTCTGGCCGAGACGGAGAAGTTGATCCGCGAGAAGGACGAAGAG CTGCGCCGCATGCAAGAGATGCTGGAGAAGATGCAGGCCCAGATGCAGCAGAGCCAGGCTCAGGGCGAGCAGTCGGACGCTCTCTGA
- the Septin1 gene encoding septin-1 isoform X1, with the protein MISALRELSWEQRQDKEYVGFAALPNQLHRKSVKKGFDFTLMVAGESGLGKSTLINSLFLTNLYEDRQVPEASARLTQTLTIERRGVEIEEGGVKVKLTLVDTPGFGDSVDCSDCWLPVVRFIEEQFEQYLRDESGLNRKNIQDSRVHCCLYFISPFGRGLRPLDVAFLRAVHEKVNIIPVIGKADALMPKETQALKQKIRDQLKEEEINIYQFPECDSDEDEDFKRQDAEMKGSIPFAVVGSCEVVRDGGTRPVRGRRYSWGTVEVENPQHCDFLNLRRMLVQTHLQDLKEVTHDLLYEGYRARCLQSLARPGARDRTSRSKLSRQSATEIPLPMLPLAETEKLIREKDEELRRMQEMLEKMQAQMQQSQAQGEQSDAL; encoded by the exons ATGATCTCTGCCCTCAGAGAGCTCAGTTGGGAGCAGAGACAG gaCAAGGAGTATGTGGGTTTTGCTGCGCTCCCCAACCAGCTGCACCGCAAGTCCGTCAAGAAGGGGTTTGACTTCACACTCATGGTGGCAG GGGAGTCAGGTCTGGGGAAATCCACCCTTATCAACAGCCTGTTCCTCACCAACCTCTATGAGGATCGGCAAGTGCCAGAGGCTAGCG CTCGCTTGACACAAACATTGACCATTGAGCGCAGGGGTGTGGAGATTGAAGAAGGGGGTGTCAAGGTGAAGCTGACCTTGGTGGACACACCTGGCTTTGGGGATTCTGTGGACTGCTCAGACTg CTGGCTGCCTGTGGTGCGCTTCATTGAGGAGCAATTTGAGCAGTATCTCAGGGACGAGAGTGGTTTGAACCGGAAGAACATCCAGGATTCCCGGGTCCACTGCTGTCTCTACTTCATCTCACCCTTCGGCCGGGG GCTCCGGCCCCTAGATGTGGCCTTCCTTCGGGCTGTGCACGAGAAAGTCAACATCATTCCAGTCATCGGCAAAGCAGATGCCCTGATGCCCAAGGAAACCCAGGCCCTCAAGCAGAAG ATACGGGACcaactgaaggaggaggagatcaaTATTTACCAGTTCCCAGAATGTGACTCTGATGAGGATGAAGACTTCAAGAGACAGGATGCTGAGATGAAG GGAAGCATCCCTTTCGCAGTCGTCGGTTCATGCGAGGTGGTGAGAGACGGTGGGACGCGACCAGTGAGGGGACGCCGCTACTCCTGGGGGACCGTGGAGG TGGAGAACCCACAGCACTGCGACTTCTTGAACCTGAGACGGATGTTGGTGCAGACACACCTGCAGGACTTGAAAGAGGTGACACACGATCTGCTCTACGAGGGCTACCGGGCCCGCTGCCTACAGAGCCTAGCCCGGCCTGGGGCTCGTGATCGAACCAGCCGCAG TAAACTTTCCCGCCAGAGCGCCACAGAGATCCCGCTGCCCATGCTGCCTCTGGCCGAGACGGAGAAGTTGATCCGCGAGAAGGACGAAGAG CTGCGCCGCATGCAAGAGATGCTGGAGAAGATGCAGGCCCAGATGCAGCAGAGCCAGGCTCAGGGCGAGCAGTCGGACGCTCTCTGA